In Taeniopygia guttata chromosome Z, bTaeGut7.mat, whole genome shotgun sequence, one genomic interval encodes:
- the KIF24 gene encoding kinesin-like protein KIF24 isoform X1 — MAGSRLKMASCLYECLCEAELEKYFPHFAAFGLQKIDELAKVSMEDYTKLGVHDVNDLKRLFQLIRIIKIRQREDAADLSKQDFQPHGLFIQPQVTKSGPYRQLRFESFCEENDGTVKESESELYHSPDFSANEKKDSVGEMLGHIPPHNSVGEMLGHIPPHDSEPIRLTRRDLNIPGIGTKDDLSCPTVSDDIAHLCISSNTFDKETPWTESEKIRVCVRKRPLCQREERLGESNIITVEDKETLILHQKKEAVDLTQYILQHVFYFDEVFEETCTNEDVYMKTAYPLIQHIFNGGNATCFAYGQTGAGKTYTMIGTHQNPGLYALAAQDIFRHLEASPSRKDLIVLISFYEIYCRQLYDLLNGRKRLFAREDGKRIVQIAGLQEVRVDSVDQLLEVILKGGKERSTGTTAVNSDSSRSHAIIQIQIKDMANRAFGRISFIDLAGSERAADAKDTDRQTKMEGVEINQSLLALKECIRALDQEHTHTPFRQSTLTQVLKDSFIGNSKTCMIANVSPSHVATEHTLNTLRYADRVKELKKGIKYPTPVTKRHRRAGNVFPKRVQTTPSLPSGEKSSPKKVKLGLQHPSSATKGRAYPALLQPPGVPLTSTPKGTDKGHAYKGTRTPCFHHTTPVKGVLRITHPLKKNDLSPHSEKSLTVKDFIATAETEESGQQDKYMQNRTPVQYLKVQTAQPLQKQLVPREDNSFGVGNLPSDSEQEWGNTFTKQSVGPWAYLPPYQKEREKHLRLYHQQLQQPPILKQKLNYQPLERFLMQYKPEEIQVKPEPSLTLTEVQSKEWVQLEDVDDSDFSEDSFSPVCSQKSVKRGNSNKSSPHSFFLHERERGSEEEQKYKSKHRRLVYSSEATLTPEKNASTPCVSPVLKSGTPECKEFDLQHEEKEESTLDKEAALAEGGVKWKARKSGVSHSVSSIDSSEFTSELMAPLLVLPLDGEDTTETEKAPSNQEKPHHKKQVLDSDAHSRFEDEGWQCTRSRSLTDSMLDPWDQSQHGERLCVLLGSSQVTHKKRPSTCGRVKPCCSHPGSVLSKQGVRHSSFVGHDLTETSTAGSTAGSAIPRPEKEGGGLCSDSPFKEHSESRQCSADINQHNNAGNAGKSNSSKGSSAEEINAEIPEKSYASQSLSQDSSWLLQPKPELSNEDLTHTEDPSKSSFGNEETALLKRKLKQSIFTLETFAADAGFTTKDNKPIASAKCPSHMSRSSSPSAASKMGKGKWQREALEKAQETVIRAHQQYLDEMAELCLKEECLIDQMSEMVRFDQNTEIKHVSVKSSPSLAVTWTCLKCCTPQRFKQCVPYMQQKLSSCCQKW, encoded by the exons GCTCTAGGTTGAAGATGGCATCATGCCTTTATGAATGCCTTTGTGAAGCAGAACTTGAAAAATACTTCCCccactttgctgcctttggTCTTCAGAAAATTGATGAGCTTGCCAAAGTTTCCATGGAAGATTACACCAAACTGGGGGTCCATGATGTAAATGACCTCAAACGTCTTTTCCAGCTCATTAGAATAATCAAAATTAGGCAACGAGAAGACGCTGCAGACTTAAGCAAGCAAGATTTTCAACCACATGGCCTTTTCATTCAGCCTCAGGTGACCAAGTCAGGACCCTATAGACAGCTGCGTTTTGAGtccttctgtgaagaaaatgatGGAACAGTTAAAGAGTCTGAATCTGAATTGTATCATTCACCTGATTTCAGTGCCAATGAAAAGAAGGACAGTGTAGGGGAAATGCTGGGACACATTCCACCACACAATTCAGTAGGGGAAATGCTGGGACACATTCCACCACATGATTCAGAGCCAATCAGATTAACTAGAAGAGACCTAAATATTCCTGGAATAGGTACAAAAGATGACCTGAGCTGTCCAACAGTTTCTGATGATATTGCTCATCTCTGTATCAG CTCCAATACTTTCGACAAAGAGACTCCATGGACAGAGAGTGAAAAAATCAGAGTGTGTGTCCGAAAACGTCCtctctgccagagggaggaGAGACTTGGGGAGTCTAATATAATCACAGTGGAAGATAAGGAAACCCTAATTCTCCACCAGAAGAAGGAGGCAGTTGATCTTACACAATACATTTTACAG catgttttttattttgatgaaGTCTTTGAGGAGACATGTACCAATGAGGATGTGTATATGAAGACAGCTTATCCTCTCATTCAGCATATTTTTAATGG AGGCAATGCAACTTGCTTTGCATACGGGCAGACTGGTGCTGGCAAGACTTACACCATGATAGGGACTCATCAGAACCCAGGACTCTAtgccctggctgcccaggaCATCTTCAGGCACCTGGAAGCATCACCATCCAGGAAAGATCTTATTGTTCTGATCAGTTTTTATGAGATCTACTGCAGACAGCTTTATGACCTGCTAAATGGAAGGAAAag GCTTTTTGCAAGAGAAGATGGCAAGCGCATTGTTCAGATAGCTGGACTCCAGGAGGTTCGGGTGGATTCTGTAGATCAGCTGTTGGAG GTGATTTTGAAGGGGGGAAAAGAACGTAGCACAGGAACTACTGCAGTCAACTCAGATTCCTCTCGGTCTCATGCTATCATCCAAATTCAAATTAAAGACATGGCCAACAGGGCATTTGGAAG GATATCATTCATTGACTTGGCTGGCAGTGAAAGGGCAGCTGATGCCAAAGACACGGATCGACAAACAAAAATGGAAGGAGTAGAAATAAACCAAAGTCTTTTGGCA CTAAAGGAATGCATTCGGGCGTTGGATCAGGAACACACACATACTCCTTTCCGGCAAAGCACGTTAACTCAG GTGCTAAAAGACTCTTTCATTGGCAATTCCAAGACATGTATGATAGCCAATGTTTCACCAAGCCACGTAGCTACAGAGCACACCTTGAACACTCTGCGATATGCTGACAG GGTCAAAGAGCTGAAGAAAGGGATTAAATATCCTACCCCTGTCACAAAAAGGCATCGCAGAGCTGGAAATGTGTTTCCAAAACGTGTCCAAACCACTCCCTCTTTGCCATCTGGGGAAAAGAGCTCTCCAAAGAAAGTGAAGCTAGGCCTGCAGCATCCCTCAAGTGCTACAAAAGGAAGGGCGTATCCTGCACTACTTCAACCACCTGGTGTCCCTCTTACCTCTACCCCCAAGGGAACTGACAAAGGACATGCCTACAAAGGAACCAGAACTCCCTGCTTCCACCACACCACCCCAGTTAAGGGAGTCCTACGTATAACACATCCCCTGAAGAAAAATGATCTATCCCCCCACTCTGAAAAGAGCCTCACAGTGAAGGATTTCATTGCCacagcagaaacagaagaaagtGGCCAACAAGACAAGTATATGCAAAACAGAACACCTGTCCAGTACCTGAAAGTCCAGACAGCGCAACCTCTTCAGAAACAACTTGTTCCTAGGGAAGATAATTCCTTTGGAGTTGGCAACCTGCCCTCTGACAGCGAACAGGAATGGGGAAATACTTTTACTAAACAGTCCGTTGGACCCTGGGCATATCTGCCTCCATAtcagaaggaaagggaaaagcatTTACGTCTTTATcaccagcagcttcagcagccccCTATtctaaagcaaaaattaaactATCAACCCCTTGAGAGGTTTTTAATGCAGTACAAGCCCGAGGAGATTCAAGTGAAGCCAGAGCCGAGCCTTACTCTAACTGAAGTCCAGAGCAAAGAGTGGGTACAGCTGGAAGATGTGGATGACAGTGATTTCAGTGAAGATTCTTTCTCACCTGTCTGTAGTCAAAAGAGTGTGAAAAGAGGAAATAGCAACAAATCCAGTCCAcattcatttttccttcatgAAAGAGAGCGAGGATCCGAAGAAGAGCAAAAGTACAAGTCCAAACACAGACGTCTTGTTTACTCCAGTGAAGCTACCTTAACTCCAGAAAAGAATGCTTCAACCCCATGTGTATCTCCTGTATTGAAATCAGGAACTCCAGAGTGTAAAGAGTTTGATCTCCAGcatgaggagaaggaagaatcCACTTTGGATAAAGAGGCTGCCCTTGCAGAAGGAGGTGTAAAATGGAAAGCTCGAAAAAGTGGAGTTAGCCACTCTGTTTCTTCCATTGATTCCTCAGAATTCACCTCCGAGCTCATGGCCCCGCTCCTCGTGTTGCCTCTTGATGGTGAGGACACAACTGAAACAGAGAAAGCACCTTCCAACCAAGAGAAGCCCCACCACAAAAAGCAGGTGCTGGACAGTGATGCCCATAGCAGGTTTGAGGACGAGGGCTGGCAGTGCACCAGGAGCAGATCTCTGACTGACAGCATGCTGGATCCGTGGGACCAGTCCCAGCACGGGGAAAggctctgtgtcctgctgggctCCTCTCAAGTCACACACAAGAAGCGCCCATCCACCTGTGGCCGTGTGAAGCCATGCTGCAGCCACCCGGGATCAGTTTTGTCCAAGCAGGGAGTCCGGCACAGTTCATTTGTTGGACATGACCTGACAGAAACATCCACAGCTGGATCCACAGCTGGGTCTGCCATCCCCAGGCCAGAGAAAGAGGGTGGGGGGCTTTGCAGTGACTCCCCCTTCAAAGAACACTCGGAAAGCAGACAGTGTAGTGCTGATATTAATCAGCATAACAATGCTGGTAATGCAGGGAAGTCTAACTCAAGTAAAGGGTCCAGTGCTGAggaaataaatgctgaaataccTGAAAAGAGCTATGCATCCCAGTCCCTCTCTCAGGACAGCAgttggctgctgcagcccaagcCAGAACTGAGCAATGAGGACCTTACCCATACTGAAGACCCTTCCAAGTCATCCTTTGGCAATGAAGAAACAGCGTTGCTAAAAAGGAAGTTAAAGCAGAGTATTTTTACACTAGAGACTTTTGCTGCAGATGCAGGATTTACAACCAAAGATAATAAGCCAATAGCAAGTGCAAAATGCCCCTCACACATGTCCAGGAGCAGTTCTCCAAGTGCTGCATCCAAgatggggaaaggaaaatggcAGAGGGAAGCCCTAGAAAAGGCACA AGAGACTGTAATTCGTGCTCATCAGCAGTACCTGGATGAAATGGCAGAACTGTGCTTGAAAGAGGAGTGCTTGATAGATCAGATGTCAGAAATG GTGAGATTTGaccaaaatacagaaataaagcatGTGTCTGTGAAAAGCAGCCCATCCTTGGCAGTAACATGGACATGCTTGAAGTGCTGCACACCCCAAAGATTCAAACAGTGTGTGCCTTACATGCAACAGAAACTATCCAGCTGTTGTCAGAAATGGTaa
- the KIF24 gene encoding kinesin-like protein KIF24 isoform X3 — MSKLSSNTFDKETPWTESEKIRVCVRKRPLCQREERLGESNIITVEDKETLILHQKKEAVDLTQYILQHVFYFDEVFEETCTNEDVYMKTAYPLIQHIFNGGNATCFAYGQTGAGKTYTMIGTHQNPGLYALAAQDIFRHLEASPSRKDLIVLISFYEIYCRQLYDLLNGRKRLFAREDGKRIVQIAGLQEVRVDSVDQLLEVILKGGKERSTGTTAVNSDSSRSHAIIQIQIKDMANRAFGRISFIDLAGSERAADAKDTDRQTKMEGVEINQSLLALKECIRALDQEHTHTPFRQSTLTQVLKDSFIGNSKTCMIANVSPSHVATEHTLNTLRYADRVKELKKGIKYPTPVTKRHRRAGNVFPKRVQTTPSLPSGEKSSPKKVKLGLQHPSSATKGRAYPALLQPPGVPLTSTPKGTDKGHAYKGTRTPCFHHTTPVKGVLRITHPLKKNDLSPHSEKSLTVKDFIATAETEESGQQDKYMQNRTPVQYLKVQTAQPLQKQLVPREDNSFGVGNLPSDSEQEWGNTFTKQSVGPWAYLPPYQKEREKHLRLYHQQLQQPPILKQKLNYQPLERFLMQYKPEEIQVKPEPSLTLTEVQSKEWVQLEDVDDSDFSEDSFSPVCSQKSVKRGNSNKSSPHSFFLHERERGSEEEQKYKSKHRRLVYSSEATLTPEKNASTPCVSPVLKSGTPECKEFDLQHEEKEESTLDKEAALAEGGVKWKARKSGVSHSVSSIDSSEFTSELMAPLLVLPLDGEDTTETEKAPSNQEKPHHKKQVLDSDAHSRFEDEGWQCTRSRSLTDSMLDPWDQSQHGERLCVLLGSSQVTHKKRPSTCGRVKPCCSHPGSVLSKQGVRHSSFVGHDLTETSTAGSTAGSAIPRPEKEGGGLCSDSPFKEHSESRQCSADINQHNNAGNAGKSNSSKGSSAEEINAEIPEKSYASQSLSQDSSWLLQPKPELSNEDLTHTEDPSKSSFGNEETALLKRKLKQSIFTLETFAADAGFTTKDNKPIASAKCPSHMSRSSSPSAASKMGKGKWQREALEKAQETVIRAHQQYLDEMAELCLKEECLIDQMSEMVRFDQNTEIKHVSVKSSPSLAVTWTCLKCCTPQRFKQCVPYMQQKLSSCCQKW, encoded by the exons ATGAGCAAACTCAG CTCCAATACTTTCGACAAAGAGACTCCATGGACAGAGAGTGAAAAAATCAGAGTGTGTGTCCGAAAACGTCCtctctgccagagggaggaGAGACTTGGGGAGTCTAATATAATCACAGTGGAAGATAAGGAAACCCTAATTCTCCACCAGAAGAAGGAGGCAGTTGATCTTACACAATACATTTTACAG catgttttttattttgatgaaGTCTTTGAGGAGACATGTACCAATGAGGATGTGTATATGAAGACAGCTTATCCTCTCATTCAGCATATTTTTAATGG AGGCAATGCAACTTGCTTTGCATACGGGCAGACTGGTGCTGGCAAGACTTACACCATGATAGGGACTCATCAGAACCCAGGACTCTAtgccctggctgcccaggaCATCTTCAGGCACCTGGAAGCATCACCATCCAGGAAAGATCTTATTGTTCTGATCAGTTTTTATGAGATCTACTGCAGACAGCTTTATGACCTGCTAAATGGAAGGAAAag GCTTTTTGCAAGAGAAGATGGCAAGCGCATTGTTCAGATAGCTGGACTCCAGGAGGTTCGGGTGGATTCTGTAGATCAGCTGTTGGAG GTGATTTTGAAGGGGGGAAAAGAACGTAGCACAGGAACTACTGCAGTCAACTCAGATTCCTCTCGGTCTCATGCTATCATCCAAATTCAAATTAAAGACATGGCCAACAGGGCATTTGGAAG GATATCATTCATTGACTTGGCTGGCAGTGAAAGGGCAGCTGATGCCAAAGACACGGATCGACAAACAAAAATGGAAGGAGTAGAAATAAACCAAAGTCTTTTGGCA CTAAAGGAATGCATTCGGGCGTTGGATCAGGAACACACACATACTCCTTTCCGGCAAAGCACGTTAACTCAG GTGCTAAAAGACTCTTTCATTGGCAATTCCAAGACATGTATGATAGCCAATGTTTCACCAAGCCACGTAGCTACAGAGCACACCTTGAACACTCTGCGATATGCTGACAG GGTCAAAGAGCTGAAGAAAGGGATTAAATATCCTACCCCTGTCACAAAAAGGCATCGCAGAGCTGGAAATGTGTTTCCAAAACGTGTCCAAACCACTCCCTCTTTGCCATCTGGGGAAAAGAGCTCTCCAAAGAAAGTGAAGCTAGGCCTGCAGCATCCCTCAAGTGCTACAAAAGGAAGGGCGTATCCTGCACTACTTCAACCACCTGGTGTCCCTCTTACCTCTACCCCCAAGGGAACTGACAAAGGACATGCCTACAAAGGAACCAGAACTCCCTGCTTCCACCACACCACCCCAGTTAAGGGAGTCCTACGTATAACACATCCCCTGAAGAAAAATGATCTATCCCCCCACTCTGAAAAGAGCCTCACAGTGAAGGATTTCATTGCCacagcagaaacagaagaaagtGGCCAACAAGACAAGTATATGCAAAACAGAACACCTGTCCAGTACCTGAAAGTCCAGACAGCGCAACCTCTTCAGAAACAACTTGTTCCTAGGGAAGATAATTCCTTTGGAGTTGGCAACCTGCCCTCTGACAGCGAACAGGAATGGGGAAATACTTTTACTAAACAGTCCGTTGGACCCTGGGCATATCTGCCTCCATAtcagaaggaaagggaaaagcatTTACGTCTTTATcaccagcagcttcagcagccccCTATtctaaagcaaaaattaaactATCAACCCCTTGAGAGGTTTTTAATGCAGTACAAGCCCGAGGAGATTCAAGTGAAGCCAGAGCCGAGCCTTACTCTAACTGAAGTCCAGAGCAAAGAGTGGGTACAGCTGGAAGATGTGGATGACAGTGATTTCAGTGAAGATTCTTTCTCACCTGTCTGTAGTCAAAAGAGTGTGAAAAGAGGAAATAGCAACAAATCCAGTCCAcattcatttttccttcatgAAAGAGAGCGAGGATCCGAAGAAGAGCAAAAGTACAAGTCCAAACACAGACGTCTTGTTTACTCCAGTGAAGCTACCTTAACTCCAGAAAAGAATGCTTCAACCCCATGTGTATCTCCTGTATTGAAATCAGGAACTCCAGAGTGTAAAGAGTTTGATCTCCAGcatgaggagaaggaagaatcCACTTTGGATAAAGAGGCTGCCCTTGCAGAAGGAGGTGTAAAATGGAAAGCTCGAAAAAGTGGAGTTAGCCACTCTGTTTCTTCCATTGATTCCTCAGAATTCACCTCCGAGCTCATGGCCCCGCTCCTCGTGTTGCCTCTTGATGGTGAGGACACAACTGAAACAGAGAAAGCACCTTCCAACCAAGAGAAGCCCCACCACAAAAAGCAGGTGCTGGACAGTGATGCCCATAGCAGGTTTGAGGACGAGGGCTGGCAGTGCACCAGGAGCAGATCTCTGACTGACAGCATGCTGGATCCGTGGGACCAGTCCCAGCACGGGGAAAggctctgtgtcctgctgggctCCTCTCAAGTCACACACAAGAAGCGCCCATCCACCTGTGGCCGTGTGAAGCCATGCTGCAGCCACCCGGGATCAGTTTTGTCCAAGCAGGGAGTCCGGCACAGTTCATTTGTTGGACATGACCTGACAGAAACATCCACAGCTGGATCCACAGCTGGGTCTGCCATCCCCAGGCCAGAGAAAGAGGGTGGGGGGCTTTGCAGTGACTCCCCCTTCAAAGAACACTCGGAAAGCAGACAGTGTAGTGCTGATATTAATCAGCATAACAATGCTGGTAATGCAGGGAAGTCTAACTCAAGTAAAGGGTCCAGTGCTGAggaaataaatgctgaaataccTGAAAAGAGCTATGCATCCCAGTCCCTCTCTCAGGACAGCAgttggctgctgcagcccaagcCAGAACTGAGCAATGAGGACCTTACCCATACTGAAGACCCTTCCAAGTCATCCTTTGGCAATGAAGAAACAGCGTTGCTAAAAAGGAAGTTAAAGCAGAGTATTTTTACACTAGAGACTTTTGCTGCAGATGCAGGATTTACAACCAAAGATAATAAGCCAATAGCAAGTGCAAAATGCCCCTCACACATGTCCAGGAGCAGTTCTCCAAGTGCTGCATCCAAgatggggaaaggaaaatggcAGAGGGAAGCCCTAGAAAAGGCACA AGAGACTGTAATTCGTGCTCATCAGCAGTACCTGGATGAAATGGCAGAACTGTGCTTGAAAGAGGAGTGCTTGATAGATCAGATGTCAGAAATG GTGAGATTTGaccaaaatacagaaataaagcatGTGTCTGTGAAAAGCAGCCCATCCTTGGCAGTAACATGGACATGCTTGAAGTGCTGCACACCCCAAAGATTCAAACAGTGTGTGCCTTACATGCAACAGAAACTATCCAGCTGTTGTCAGAAATGGTaa